ggttAAACTTacaactgaaataataaaaaaatattaaaaagcgttaaattctacaaaaaaagttactcttgtttgattcgtgtaactcaatcggttatcgagttatttccttctaaaaagttcaataaattgtaattttttcataaaaaaatttaattattccttaaatatgtaacaataacaaatttttaaacaaaaacaaaaaacttcaaagcaaatgctcaaaatgcccaccatttacttcaatacactttatgatccgctttttaatttttaattacatctgcggcttcttctattttccgtcgctgttgtggaagagaagtaattttttctttgtaaactaatgccttcatttgcgaccaaattgaaaaatccaaaggatttaaatTAGGGctcttggtggccaagcaaactcatttccacgaccaatccatcgatgcggaaactgttcgtttaagGATTGACGAACTTGTAGAGAATAATGTGGTGGTACTCCGtcgtgcaaaaaccacatattttgtcttaaagcgagaggtatatcctctagtaactcgtgtaaatgttcttgaagaaaatctaaataaagaggtccatttaaattggttggcagttCAAAAGGACCTATTAAGTACCCACTTATTACATACACTCACCAAATGTTAACCTTGAATTCGTGATGAAAATGTGTTTCCCTCATAGCATGTGGATTTTCAAAAtcccacaaatgattatttttataattaaatattcctcgtctggtaaatgttgcctcatcagtaaaaagaattgtatccagAAAATCTGGATTAACATTTTGTTAACCAAAAAATGGGCAAATTGTAGACGCTTAGGTAAATATTGAGataataaattctgaacaggagtgtaatgatatggatgcaatttttccctcttcggtattctaaaaatagatgattggcttatacctgtttgcagacttaatcggcgagtactgatatctggattctccgtaacacaaattaaaatttcatcttattCATTggcagtgattttttttgtagcaccgGGCTAAGTTTTAGAACGTAAAGACCCTGTTTCACCTAAGCCGTTGTAAATATTTCGGTACAGTTTGTAATTGGGTTGCCTTCGATTTGtgtataattgtgaatatcttcTAACCTCAGCTAGACCACTATAGTTTGACTGAGCAAACACACAAATCATATCCATTCTTGGAAAAATCGTTATGCCTaggcattatttgataaataattattacacttgttaattactaaattgttaataaatggtaTATTAAAGTAGTACTTATTCTTATACTTATCGTTACATacttaaggaataataaaaattttttatgaaaaaattacaatttattgaactttttagaagcaaataactcgataaccgattgagttacacgaatcaaacaagagtaactttttttgtcgaatttaacgctttttaatatttttttattattttagttgtaagtttagcccaaaaaaagtttactttgatttaattaacacaaacaagtgtaactagtgCCCCCtgttagcaatgttaaattagagtgcaaattatgattcctcatgccaaaaaacgtaaaattgccaattttcaaaacataaaacattattgcgaaaatcgaaatttaaatttaaactttgaacaccccgtatctcggaaactagcaatatttgcataaggcatgttgagcagaatcattgttgttaatttacagtgggttttgggtttgtagttgcaaataaattgagtccaatcttgatcaatgttcgatttattgaacaggatttcaaaagtgcgttcaaataacaataataacggaataacaatttcggagcacgtttttctttcgcctttcttttcgctcgtgtcactattacatgaaactgtcaaaatgtgcttatctcttaaataaaatcagaatacattagaatacataattaccaactttgactctatataaaacaaaagtatagtgtgaagtaggatagggtcaaggttgggttgggttcgggtcagctgtcaattgatcaattctcaacaatcatcatattttgaggtctagaatctacagttcacagattggacattcttaataaatatatacaataaattgaaaagttcAAACTAATTATTATTCCAACATAGGGGAAACCCTGAAATAACAGAATAAAAGAGACTTTCTCTTATTTTGTACATGTATTTGATTGAAATTGGTTAGATAGTCAACATCGGAGATGGATAACAATCGTTCAAATCAGTATAGACAAGTAAAAGTATATAGAttctatttaaaacaaaatatgttccTTTGGGATAACACTGTAACCTTCAAATTCATTTATGCAGTTGGCTTGAATTATTCGTTCAAACTTTTATTGAAGATTGTGAAAATGAAACAGGAATGATAcgttattttatacaattacattttattagaaaatactgGGACGTCGATTAGAATTTCCACTCAACTTTTTTTACATGCAATAATaatgtatacaattttttccatttagatATATGCCGTCATGGTTGGTTAGGTTAAACGGTAACGTGGCGTTTTTATAGAGGATTTGTATATATCTAACTGccaaatatcatattttcattcctTACCATTAACCGATAACcgataaaagaaaataattgaatttaatgatTATACTTTTGTCCAAAGATTATTGGACAGTATTAttcgaaattcatttcttaTTCAAAATACCCAGAAGATTAAAATATGGAGATCTCTGTGGTGATTTCCATCTAGGTATTCTTCTAACCGAGTAACGAAATACTCATGAACGGGTCTTGCGAAAAGGTGATCTTGAAATTAAGAAGCCTCTTCTCCGGACACAAATTAGCAAATTGATTCACTTATTCTTCTTGCAAAAACTCCAAAAATCgtataatttttagtaaatttttagagCTACCTGCGCCATCTGTATACGGAAGCATTTACTgaacttatttcaatattaatgtttgCTATTTCCTATGACTTGTTTCTTAGCTTTTGTTATCTACTTACAAAATTGGAATGAAAATGGCGTCtattaaagtttattttcattaatatcaaaGTTGTGTCGGAGTGTGAAAACATatattctattaaattatttgtccATCATCGAGGAAATATAAATGGAAACGTATAAAAGTTAGAAAACAAACATTCCAACAGTTGAATAGTGCCATCTCTTATTGGATAGTTTTGAGTAATAATTTAAGTAGTAAACTTTATATGTTACGTGCCCAGTTGACTTTGTATCCAATAGATAACTATatagatatacagggtgttccaatCTTACGACAAAATACAGTattcaatgtaattttttttagtattgcTAGCTGAAGTCCGAATGAAATCAGTGTGCACGGCGTCGTGCTTTGTGTCTGTCTTTTGTATTgcttttattttcttaattggTTTCGATACAATTTcggtttattttgaaaattaaaacatttgtcaagatttattttattgatatagaCAGATGAATTTTGTTAACTAAATTGTTGAGATTCgaaaacatttgtaaaaaaaataaatagttattttttttattaaagttatttctgttttcttgaattttttggtCGAAAATCACCTAACCTAATTTATAAAAGAacttgaatataatttttattaatatttacatttttctttgaaattcttgaattttgggattttctttgaaatttagaatattttctttagaCTTGGACATTTAAGATGTTGTTTTTAGTCTTGGATTGTTTTTAGCATCTCTTtagcaaatagaattttttgattttcttagCAAATagaattttgagattttctttagtccttagaatttttagatattctaTAGTCCTTAGAATTTTTTAGATTGTCTTTAGCAGTTCGTAATTTTAGATTGTCTTcagaagttttattatttttagattctATTAATCTTAGAAATTAAAACCTAACCTCGCCGGttagcattttttttttattttttaaataaaaatttctctccCATCTTTTAGCAAATTTACAATTCTCTTTAGAAAgaagaatttttagattttctttaacagttttagtatttttagattttattagTCTTAGAATTTAAAACCTAACCGAACCTCGTCAGTAGGTCGAAATTTTTcgattctttttaataaaaataaaaaatcaacctaacctaaccttgtcagtcgtcaattttttattctttctaataaaaataagaattgaGTTCTTTTCTCTTCTCTCCCACGTCCATTTTCCCAACCTTTTATTTCCAAGGCCACGttttaaaagtagtttttttcagGTCAAATTTATAAGCTAAATTTTTTCCAGGCCGTTTTGTGAACTTTTTCTCAACTGCGAATTTTTTTCGAagttaaatttcaattcaaaatattcaagaaggcaatttctaatttttcaagtccaaccaaacaaaaaaaaatatggcaaatttttaattttccccCTTCCCCCCCTTTCTCACTTCACTTTTTTacctttttcttcttctctttccCCAAATGTTGAGTGATGTATATTGGCGACTATTAATGTAGATTCACGTCCATTCATGTTATTTGAAATCATTTCTGTCAATTCatgtcgattgacatccattgaagccgattgaggtcgactgtAAATTGATGTTCATTGATAAGTTTTCATGTCTACTAACATCGATTGATTTGTTTCAAACAAAAGGATGTTGTTAAAGATGACTACAAATTTGTGAACACTATACATTAAagcaaagttgaaaaaatatattaaaaacttaACAGCGAATAGAAAGAGtaatatcaccacaaatttatttttatttcaaacattagTTGTAAAATGTAGATTGGTACCTACAGGAAGTTTTAAGCCACGAATCTGAAGTTTAATTGAATTCTTCGAATATAGGAGAGgtcaataacaaattaatatcttcaaaaaaatgaacaaaggaattatcaaaatattttaagaaaaacataaCAAATGGCATGTTCAAAAAATATGGAAGCCAAATGACATGAATCGAAATCATtcaatatcatataaaaatcgatctcaatcggctccaatggatgtcagttgacaatcgacctcaatggacatcaatggatgtgaatcgacgctAAATACAAGAATTGACGTGAATCGTCATCAATCGACGTTAATTAGCTTCAAAAGACATTaatcaacatcaaatgacatatcggcttcaatggatgtcaatccaCATATTTGACCAAATAGTCACAAAATGTCCTCAAATGACATGAACTGACATTATCATcatcaatcgacgtcaatagacattaAAAAGACATCAATCAAGATCAAATGACAATCGATATTCATCGGCATCAATGGACGTCAATCAACATGAATTGACaccaatcgacgtcaatagatatcaaaagacatcaatcaatatcGAATGACAATCGGCTTAAATCGATATGATTTGACAAAAAGAGATGTGAAATGATCTCAAATGAATGAATTGACATAAATCGAAATTAATCAATATCAAACGACATTCGACCTCCAGCTGTTTAATAGATGTCAATCCACACGAATTGACAAAAATGGACGtcaaataatgtcaaaaaatatgattgacATGAATCGACACCAACagacatcaatcaacatcaaatgacaatcgATATCATAGGCATCAATGACGTCAATCGACATGAATTGACAAAAATAGAGGCAAAATGGCCTAAAATGACATAAATAGACGTGAAAGGACATCAATCGACGTTAATAGTCATCAAAAGACATAAATTTACATCAAATGACAATCGGCCTTAATCGGCTTCAATAGATATCAAGCcaaataaattgacaaaaattaacacCAAATAACATGAATAGAGGACAATCGACATAAATACTCATTAATCAATATGAaatgacgatcgacctcaataggctccaatggTGTCAATTGTTATGAATAGACAAATATACACGCCAAATGATATGAATTGTCATGAGTCAATAGGGGTTAATACACATCAAAAGACATCgattgacaattgacctcaataagctacaatggatgttaatcgacatgAAATGACAAAAATAGACTCCAAATAAACCTACATGACATGATTTGACGCGAATCGACGTTATTAGACTCAATCAACATCAATCAAATGGCAATCGACCACAGCTTTAATGGATGCCAATAAACATGAATTCACAAAAATGAACGTCAAATGGAGTCTAATGATATTAATTGACGTGAATCTACACCAATAGACATAAAAGACAGCAAACAACATCAAATGACAAACGACCTTAATTCAATGTATTCAAGCGacatgaattgaaaaaaatagacagaaataAAATTGCCTCTATTAcatgaaatcaatttttgtcgGAATTTATTAGTATCCAATTGATCGATGTGAGAAAATAAGCAAACATGCGTCATGAGGTTTTTATCCTTTTGATTGACTTTAAGGAATAAAATACAACCGTGAAGGCGGCATATTACTCTGACTTAGTTGTGGAAAAAAAGGCGCGACAGAATTAACCAAGGTTTGGCCTTGCCTTATGAAAATGCTGCGATAAAATTGAACAGGCGGTGTACGGTCATTTTCCCTCCATAAATgcgtcatatttttatagtggcatAGAAACTTTAGTCAGAGCTTTTGAAAAGAGTGtggtatatattgaaaaatattagttttgtaTTTATGACGATTTCTTGATGTTAGGCTAAGAACTCATGGAGCGCATTACGtatagtaacaaaattatatacctgcaattttgaataacgatataaagatttttgtacattttaaaCGTACTACTcaaaacatttcttattttattgtCACAAGATATTGCTAGTGTATCTATGACTTGGgaaatcttttataaaaataatgggctataaatattctaaattgggaacaaaaatttttaataaattaaaccttaaataaaattcttagtcgtttaatcaataaaaaatataaaacaatttttatatcataaaaatagttatatgttttattttattctggTCTATTTTTTTGCTTGTTCAAGGATGGTCCTAGAAATAATAAGTCTTTGAATTTGTGATGTCCCTTCATATATCTGGTAAATTTTGGCATCCCtcattaatttttcaacagGATATTCGCTATTAAATCCACACCCACCGAAAATTTGTACAGCATCAGAAGCGCATTTGTTAGCTATGTCAGCAGCATAACACTTGGCTATAGATGCTGCTAGAGTGTTTTTCAAACCATTATCTACTTCCCAAGATGATTTCATCCAAGCAAGACGTGCAGTCTCAACTGCAATTGCCATATCAGCCAACATGAAAGCTACAGCTTGATGTTGGGCAATAGGTACACCAAAAGTTTTTCTTTCCAACGAATATTTAGTCGCTTCGTCTAGACAACGCTGAGCAAGACCAGTGGCTCCTGCAGCAACCTAAAAGTTATAcatttggaattttgaaatgaTATGTAGCAGCAATGATATTTACTGGTGGTCTGGTTACGTCAAAGGTTGTCATTGCTATTTTAAATCCAGCTCCTTCTCCTAACAGAACATTTTCTTCAGGAATGCGTACATCTTCAAATATAATCCCTCTAGTATCTGAACACCTTTGGCCCATATTAATTTCCTataaaaacataacaaaaacaaaaagacaaatttacagtattttgataaataaaagttgttagTTTTGAAGTACAATTATGTCAAAAGTACTAACCTTTCTTCCCGGATTCACACCCTGCCAATCTCTCTCCACGATAAAACCGGTAAAAGCTTTACTAGCTGATGCTTTGGGATCGGGATTTGTTCGGGCTAGTACAAAATACCTAAAACAGCAAGTgtcttacaaaataaaattcattttaaataggTATTCCTTATTAATATGTAAATACTACACTGTGTTCCATGGTACTACCATAATcccaaaaatgaaaatattcctaACTTGTCAAAATATCACTaggtattataaaatattaaagtcTTGATTCTTAGAAGgttaattagataaaaaaattaatggtaAAAATGTGTTACCAGTTAGCTATTCCTCCATTAGTTATCCACATCTTTTGACCATTAAGAATCCA
The window above is part of the Diorhabda sublineata isolate icDioSubl1.1 chromosome 3, icDioSubl1.1, whole genome shotgun sequence genome. Proteins encoded here:
- the LOC130442114 gene encoding medium-chain specific acyl-CoA dehydrogenase, mitochondrial-like is translated as MAGMQQVVKYLLKNSVRSSPNLVNYVSSSASGGYNFTLSETQKEIQDLARKFTREEIVPVAAEYDRTGKFPFDLLNKAHSVGLLNQHIPEKYGGLGLNTFDGCLVTEEIAYGCTGILNALEGSGLGQTPVIKSGTDEQKKKYLGRLIEEPLVAAYAVTEPSAGSDVNGIKTRAVKKGNEWILNGQKMWITNGGIANWYFVLARTNPDPKASASKAFTGFIVERDWQGVNPGRKEINMGQRCSDTRGIIFEDVRIPEENVLLGEGAGFKIAMTTFDVTRPPVAAGATGLAQRCLDEATKYSLERKTFGVPIAQHQAVAFMLADMAIAVETARLAWMKSSWEVDNGLKNTLAASIAKCYAADIANKCASDAVQIFGGCGFNSEYPVEKLMRDAKIYQIYEGTSQIQRLIISRTILEQAKK